A portion of the Segatella copri DSM 18205 genome contains these proteins:
- a CDS encoding DUF4922 domain-containing protein: MREKIDLFLPCEYIDDAQNALSVLHEYKTVQHIHFLVSADFAAHHQVPEGCTFVITDRLESSNTIASIAENTDADYVMICTRHTTIGWGNNTLERFLRVADDTDAVMVYADHYKMVEGKMEKHPVIDYQSGSLRDDFDFGSLWCIKAQALADYIAQPDREEYQFAALYDLRLYLSRVGEIFHLNEFLYSEAELDTRKSGEKQFDYVNPRNHEVQIEMEKVCTQHLGKVGALIDTTFYRQPDFGEQDFEYEASVIIPVFNREKTVADAVKSALGQKANFKFNVIVVNNHSTDRTGEILDELKADNLIQIVPERTDLGIGGCWNEAINSSFCGKFAVQLDSDDLYSSPKTLQKIVDAFYKQKAAMIIGSYRMCDFDLNTLPPGLIDHKEWTDENGCNNALRINGLGAPRAFFTPLVRQIQFPNTSYGEDYALGLAFSRRYRIGRIYDELYLCRRWGGNSDAALSVEKVNANNLYKDRLRTMELKARQHLLQGKADIMEDSSISRFFNRQLEVWTDARHRFRDLKHVETRQFSDQLKLQWNPARIVSTGAKIDKKTLGERPCFLCDKNRPKEQMSKQIDEKFHLLVNPFPILPVHFTIPARKHQPQLIYKNYGEMHRFISLHSDLMVFYNGPKCGASAPDHLHFQAGTNGILPLQTNWQRLSRNLTDIISLNDEEKISVVRDFIVPAFVIISKSAESDEALFRRLYKAMPQRGDETEPMMNIISWRKGEEFISVVIPREKHRPEAYFAEGDAQFVVSPGALDMSGLIITPREEDFRKLTEEKALSLLQECGVSEEKMNAIIAKLKASKDAEDAAEASSTLYNKGKQPDVTVGIVSAQKIHFSLNKPYLAKGEKVLGEQVVEFSEGGVLWNGNQYSQLTFHPQSADASFSLSDVTIGVNFHWERKETQTFLGTLRFVVESDKIVAINELPVEKYLESVISSEMSATSSLELLKAHAVISRSWLLAQMKKRREVAENGNNFFSFTKKEDTLIRWYDREDHTLFDVCADDHCQRYQGITKETSPHVAEAIRQTKGQILMDGEEICDARFSKCCGGITEEFQYCWEDTPKTYLTAVRDIALGVEHTLPNLTNEEEAEKWIRFNRPAFCNTQDKKILSEVLNDYDQETVNFYRWKETLSQEKLQQLIADKLKMDLGAILDMKAVERGKSGRISKLQLIGTEKTFTIGKELEIRRMLSDSHLLSSAFVVDKYDKDEMGVPQRFELIGAGWGHGVGLCQIGAAVMGEQGYHYDAILLHYYQGAEIKKLYK; the protein is encoded by the coding sequence ATGAGAGAAAAAATAGACCTTTTCTTGCCTTGCGAATACATCGACGATGCGCAGAATGCCTTGTCGGTGCTTCATGAGTACAAGACTGTACAGCATATCCACTTCCTGGTGAGTGCTGATTTTGCTGCTCATCATCAGGTGCCCGAAGGATGTACGTTTGTCATCACCGACCGCCTGGAAAGCAGTAACACCATTGCCAGCATCGCTGAAAATACAGATGCTGACTACGTGATGATCTGTACCCGCCACACCACCATAGGATGGGGAAACAACACGCTGGAGCGATTCCTCAGAGTGGCAGATGATACGGATGCCGTCATGGTTTACGCCGACCACTACAAGATGGTGGAAGGCAAAATGGAGAAACATCCGGTAATTGACTACCAGTCAGGTTCTTTGCGAGATGACTTCGACTTTGGAAGCCTCTGGTGCATCAAGGCACAGGCGCTGGCCGACTACATCGCCCAACCCGACCGCGAAGAGTATCAGTTTGCCGCCCTCTACGACCTCCGTCTCTATCTGAGCCGCGTGGGTGAAATCTTCCATCTCAACGAATTCCTCTATTCAGAAGCCGAACTCGACACTCGTAAGAGCGGCGAGAAGCAGTTTGACTATGTAAACCCGCGCAACCACGAGGTTCAGATTGAGATGGAAAAGGTATGCACCCAGCATCTGGGCAAGGTGGGCGCCCTGATAGACACCACCTTCTACCGCCAGCCCGACTTCGGTGAGCAGGATTTTGAATACGAGGCATCTGTCATCATCCCCGTCTTCAACCGCGAAAAGACGGTAGCTGATGCCGTGAAGAGTGCGCTGGGACAGAAGGCCAACTTCAAGTTTAACGTCATCGTGGTAAACAACCATTCTACCGACCGCACCGGCGAAATACTGGATGAACTTAAAGCCGACAACCTGATACAGATTGTGCCGGAGAGAACCGACCTGGGAATAGGCGGATGCTGGAACGAAGCCATCAACAGCAGTTTCTGCGGAAAGTTTGCCGTACAGCTTGACAGCGATGACCTCTATTCTTCACCAAAGACACTCCAGAAGATAGTAGATGCCTTCTACAAGCAGAAGGCAGCCATGATTATCGGCTCGTACCGCATGTGCGACTTCGACCTCAACACCCTGCCACCGGGACTGATAGACCACAAGGAGTGGACCGATGAAAACGGATGCAACAATGCACTGCGTATCAACGGATTGGGTGCTCCGCGCGCCTTCTTCACTCCGCTGGTCAGACAGATCCAGTTTCCTAACACCTCGTATGGTGAGGATTATGCGCTAGGCTTGGCATTTTCGCGCCGTTACCGCATCGGCAGAATCTACGACGAACTCTACCTCTGCCGCCGCTGGGGAGGTAACAGCGATGCAGCCCTCAGCGTAGAGAAGGTGAACGCCAACAACCTGTATAAGGACCGCCTGCGCACCATGGAACTGAAGGCACGCCAGCACCTGCTGCAGGGCAAGGCCGACATTATGGAAGACAGCAGCATCTCGCGTTTCTTCAACCGTCAGCTGGAGGTTTGGACCGATGCGCGCCACCGCTTCCGCGACCTCAAGCATGTAGAAACCCGTCAGTTCTCCGACCAGCTGAAACTGCAGTGGAACCCAGCCCGCATCGTAAGTACGGGCGCCAAGATAGATAAGAAAACCCTGGGCGAGCGCCCTTGTTTCCTTTGCGACAAGAACCGTCCTAAGGAACAGATGTCGAAGCAGATAGACGAGAAATTCCATCTTCTGGTGAATCCGTTCCCGATTCTGCCAGTCCACTTCACCATTCCGGCACGCAAGCATCAGCCTCAGCTCATCTACAAGAATTACGGCGAGATGCACCGCTTCATCAGTCTGCACAGCGACCTGATGGTGTTCTACAACGGTCCGAAGTGTGGTGCATCGGCTCCAGACCATCTTCATTTCCAGGCAGGAACCAACGGCATCCTTCCTCTTCAGACCAACTGGCAGCGTCTCTCCCGCAACCTGACCGACATCATCTCTCTCAATGATGAGGAGAAAATCTCAGTGGTTCGCGACTTCATCGTTCCCGCCTTCGTCATCATCTCGAAGAGTGCTGAGAGCGATGAGGCCCTCTTCCGCCGTCTCTACAAGGCAATGCCTCAGCGTGGCGACGAAACCGAACCGATGATGAACATCATCTCCTGGCGCAAGGGCGAGGAATTCATCAGCGTGGTCATTCCGAGAGAAAAGCACCGTCCGGAAGCCTATTTTGCCGAAGGCGACGCCCAGTTTGTGGTTTCACCGGGAGCACTGGATATGAGCGGACTCATCATCACCCCTCGTGAGGAAGATTTCCGAAAGCTGACCGAGGAGAAAGCCCTCTCGCTGCTGCAGGAATGTGGCGTTTCGGAAGAAAAGATGAACGCCATCATCGCCAAACTGAAAGCATCTAAGGATGCCGAGGATGCAGCCGAAGCCTCTTCCACCTTATATAATAAAGGTAAGCAGCCCGACGTAACGGTGGGCATCGTGAGTGCGCAGAAGATTCATTTCTCGCTCAACAAACCTTATCTTGCCAAGGGCGAAAAGGTGCTGGGCGAACAGGTGGTAGAATTCTCAGAAGGCGGTGTGCTCTGGAACGGCAACCAGTACAGCCAGCTCACCTTCCATCCGCAGAGTGCCGACGCCTCGTTTTCGCTGAGCGATGTAACCATCGGTGTCAATTTCCACTGGGAGCGCAAGGAAACCCAAACTTTCCTGGGCACGCTCCGCTTTGTGGTAGAATCGGATAAGATTGTGGCAATCAATGAGTTGCCTGTAGAGAAATATCTGGAGAGCGTCATCAGCAGTGAGATGAGTGCCACTTCGAGTCTCGAACTCCTGAAGGCGCACGCCGTCATCTCCCGTTCATGGCTCCTGGCACAGATGAAGAAGCGCCGAGAGGTGGCTGAGAACGGCAACAACTTCTTCTCCTTCACCAAGAAGGAAGATACGCTCATCCGCTGGTACGACCGCGAAGACCACACCCTCTTTGATGTATGTGCCGACGACCACTGCCAGCGCTACCAGGGCATCACCAAGGAAACATCGCCCCATGTAGCTGAAGCTATCCGCCAGACCAAGGGACAGATTCTGATGGACGGCGAAGAAATCTGCGATGCAAGATTCTCGAAATGCTGCGGCGGAATAACCGAGGAATTCCAGTATTGCTGGGAGGACACGCCGAAGACTTATCTCACGGCTGTTCGCGACATCGCCCTGGGCGTGGAACATACACTGCCTAATCTGACCAATGAGGAGGAGGCTGAGAAATGGATCCGCTTCAATCGGCCAGCTTTCTGCAACACGCAGGACAAGAAAATCCTGTCAGAAGTGCTCAACGACTATGATCAGGAAACCGTCAATTTCTACCGCTGGAAGGAAACGCTCAGCCAGGAGAAGTTGCAGCAGCTCATCGCCGACAAACTGAAGATGGACCTGGGTGCCATCCTTGACATGAAGGCCGTGGAGCGCGGAAAGAGTGGAAGAATCAGCAAACTCCAGCTCATCGGAACAGAGAAGACCTTTACCATCGGTAAGGAACTCGAAATCCGCCGTATGCTGAGCGACAGTCATCTGCTGAGTTCAGCCTTCGTGGTGGATAAATATGATAAGGATGAAATGGGAGTGCCTCAGCGTTTCGAACTCATCGGAGCCGGTTGGGGGCACGGAGTAGGCCTCTGCCAGATTGGTGCTGCCGTGATGGGCGAGCAGGGTTATCATTATGATGCTATCCTGCTGCACTACTATCAGGGTGCTGAAATTAAGAAACTTTATAAATAG
- a CDS encoding PDDEXK nuclease domain-containing protein: MKEITAPMQKDKLEFIKNPVVAEFLGLAPNSDFSESQLEGSIITHLQKFIMEMGKGYAFVARQQHIHTDMGDFYIDLVFYNYILKCFLLIDLKTTQISHQDVGQMDMYVRMYDELKRTDGDNPTIGLILCSKTSEDMAKYSILKENKQLFQAKYLTYLPTEEQLRHEIERQKEIFMQQQANKEQD; this comes from the coding sequence ATGAAAGAAATTACTGCTCCTATGCAAAAGGACAAATTGGAATTTATCAAGAATCCAGTAGTGGCAGAATTTTTGGGACTTGCACCTAATTCTGATTTTTCAGAGTCGCAGTTGGAAGGAAGTATCATTACTCATCTTCAGAAGTTCATCATGGAAATGGGTAAAGGTTATGCCTTTGTTGCTCGCCAACAGCATATTCATACTGATATGGGAGATTTCTATATAGACCTTGTGTTTTATAACTATATCTTGAAATGCTTTTTGTTGATTGACTTGAAGACTACCCAGATATCTCATCAAGATGTTGGGCAGATGGATATGTATGTCAGAATGTATGATGAGTTGAAAAGAACGGATGGTGATAATCCGACGATAGGCTTGATTTTGTGTTCGAAGACAAGTGAGGATATGGCAAAGTATTCTATCTTGAAGGAGAATAAGCAATTGTTTCAAGCTAAGTATTTGACTTATCTGCCAACCGAAGAGCAGCTTCGACACGAAATAGAGCGGCAAAAAGAGATTTTTATGCAACAACAAGCCAATAAGGAGCAGGACTGA
- a CDS encoding secondary thiamine-phosphate synthase enzyme YjbQ, whose translation MIQQVEFSLRPLPRGFHLVTNEVMRNLPALPKTGILNLFVRHTSCGLSLNENFDPDVRHDLKGIFERLVPDGDPRYLHQDEGPTDMSAHAKSSMVGVSLTIPITNGRLNLGTWQGIYLCEFREGGGSRHLIATIIGE comes from the coding sequence ATGATACAGCAAGTAGAATTTTCATTGCGCCCGCTTCCTCGCGGCTTTCACCTCGTAACCAACGAGGTGATGAGGAACCTGCCAGCGCTGCCTAAGACAGGGATTCTGAATCTCTTCGTAAGACATACCAGTTGCGGATTGTCGCTGAACGAGAACTTCGACCCGGATGTGAGACATGACTTGAAGGGTATCTTCGAAAGACTGGTTCCGGATGGCGACCCAAGATACCTGCACCAGGATGAAGGACCGACGGATATGTCGGCTCATGCCAAATCGAGCATGGTGGGTGTATCGCTCACCATTCCCATTACCAACGGCAGATTAAACCTCGGAACATGGCAGGGGATTTACCTCTGTGAATTCAGAGAGGGAGGCGGAAGCCGACACCTCATCGCAACGATTATCGGGGAATAA
- a CDS encoding ISAon1 family transposase N-terminal region protein, whose translation MEQYRLLAECLLPARMLDWFDLKTVRVEKKGDTQVIHLYLDENEQKPDDGEDLRPNGFTRESVFHDFPIRGQEVLLHVRRRRWLDADGHNVMTECNLIQESTRCSTELADFLKEAFGDAPYNGPFV comes from the coding sequence ATGGAACAGTATAGACTCTTAGCGGAATGCCTATTGCCAGCCCGCATGCTTGACTGGTTTGACTTGAAGACTGTACGTGTCGAGAAGAAAGGTGACACACAGGTGATTCACCTTTATCTCGATGAGAACGAGCAGAAACCTGACGACGGAGAAGACCTGCGCCCCAATGGATTTACACGCGAAAGTGTGTTTCACGACTTTCCGATTAGAGGTCAGGAAGTACTGCTTCACGTGCGCCGTCGCAGATGGCTTGATGCAGATGGTCACAACGTGATGACCGAATGCAATCTCATTCAGGAGTCCACCCGCTGCTCAACCGAGTTGGCGGATTTTTTAAAAGAAGCGTTTGGAGACGCGCCCTATAACGGCCCGTTCGTTTGA
- a CDS encoding MFS transporter has translation MVTKKNSRSPWAWIPTLYFAEGLPNVIVTALSVVMYMQLGLTDAEVGLYTGWLALPWVIKPLWSPFIDLLKTKRWWVLTMQALIGAALAGIAFSLPTAFWFQATMCFFFLIAFCSATYDISADGFYMIELDEHTQTKFVGLRNTFYRLAIIFVNGFLVMLAGVLQVLFRNQIRFSWALIFYGLAGIFIGLWLYHSHFMPRPKDDVQTDRTVGEVAHELKNMFRTFFVKFGLGETVCVMLFLLLYRFPEALLNTMTKTFILRPNSQGGLGLSPQEYGFANGTVGLIGLLLGGILGGILVSRDGMKKWLWPLVCAITLPDVVYIYLSYSLNSNLIVVSSCLFVEQLGYGLGFTVLTLYMLFYSQGKFKTSHYSICTGISYLGLMLPGMVSGYLKDMVGYRMFFIIVMACCAITFLVTAFLKIDPNFGKKEEKEEDEAELDAIE, from the coding sequence ATGGTAACAAAGAAAAACAGTCGGAGTCCATGGGCATGGATTCCGACCCTCTATTTTGCCGAAGGACTCCCCAACGTCATCGTAACCGCCCTCTCTGTGGTGATGTACATGCAGTTGGGGCTGACCGATGCTGAGGTGGGTCTCTATACCGGATGGCTCGCCCTTCCCTGGGTCATCAAGCCCTTGTGGAGTCCGTTCATAGATTTGCTGAAGACTAAGCGCTGGTGGGTGCTTACCATGCAGGCTCTCATCGGAGCTGCCCTTGCCGGCATCGCCTTCTCGCTGCCTACCGCCTTCTGGTTCCAGGCAACGATGTGCTTCTTCTTCCTCATCGCCTTCTGTAGTGCCACCTACGACATTTCGGCAGATGGTTTCTACATGATTGAGCTGGATGAACATACGCAGACTAAGTTTGTAGGCTTGCGAAATACCTTCTACCGCCTCGCCATCATTTTTGTGAATGGCTTTCTGGTGATGCTGGCAGGTGTGCTTCAGGTTCTCTTCCGCAACCAGATTCGCTTCTCATGGGCGCTTATCTTTTACGGACTGGCAGGTATCTTCATCGGTTTGTGGCTCTACCACAGCCACTTCATGCCGCGCCCGAAGGATGATGTGCAGACCGACCGAACGGTGGGTGAAGTGGCTCATGAACTGAAGAACATGTTCCGCACCTTCTTCGTGAAGTTCGGATTGGGGGAAACCGTCTGCGTGATGCTCTTTCTCTTGCTCTACCGATTCCCTGAAGCGCTTCTGAACACCATGACCAAGACATTCATCCTCCGTCCTAATTCGCAGGGTGGACTGGGCTTGTCACCTCAGGAATATGGTTTTGCCAACGGTACTGTGGGATTGATAGGTTTGTTGCTGGGTGGAATTCTTGGTGGTATTCTGGTGAGCAGGGATGGAATGAAGAAATGGCTCTGGCCTCTGGTTTGCGCCATCACCTTGCCTGATGTGGTTTACATCTATCTGAGTTATTCGCTCAACAGCAACCTCATCGTGGTTTCCAGCTGTCTTTTTGTAGAGCAGTTGGGTTATGGTCTGGGCTTCACGGTTCTTACCCTCTACATGCTGTTCTACAGTCAGGGAAAGTTCAAGACCTCCCATTATTCCATCTGTACGGGCATCTCCTATCTCGGATTAATGCTGCCGGGCATGGTTTCTGGATATCTGAAGGATATGGTAGGTTACCGTATGTTCTTCATCATCGTGATGGCATGTTGCGCCATCACTTTCCTGGTTACTGCTTTCCTGAAGATTGATCCTAATTTCGGAAAGAAAGAGGAGAAGGAAGAGGATGAAGCGGAATTGGACGCGATAGAATAA
- a CDS encoding TIGR02452 family protein: MINDRRQLADVYQQTIDIVLKGHYTSENGEEVKLPDNTKMLKGSRFYTKPLDASNIPTLADGSTKIIVKNDDSIHCGHLLQQEGYNPVVLNLASRRNPGGGVKNGSRAQEESLFRSTNLFLSMYRYAEYAEDYGLEKSKFQYPMPVRFGGIYVPDATVFRAGAKDNFALLDTPYYMSFVAVAAINHPDLDRDGNICEEDAALTKNKMRTMLRIGLLNGHDSIVLGAFGCGAFHNPPKHIARLFHEVIDEKEFMDKYKLIAFAILEDHNSPRGGNLQPFIEEFKS, from the coding sequence ATGATAAACGACAGAAGGCAACTGGCTGACGTGTATCAGCAAACTATAGATATTGTACTGAAGGGACATTACACATCTGAGAATGGGGAGGAAGTGAAACTGCCCGACAACACGAAGATGCTGAAGGGAAGCAGATTCTATACCAAACCGCTGGATGCTTCAAACATACCTACCCTTGCAGATGGTTCCACCAAGATTATCGTGAAGAATGACGACAGCATTCATTGCGGTCATCTGTTGCAACAGGAAGGATACAATCCCGTGGTTCTCAACCTGGCAAGCCGTCGCAACCCGGGCGGTGGAGTGAAGAACGGAAGCCGGGCTCAGGAGGAGAGCCTCTTCCGCAGCACCAACCTCTTTCTCTCAATGTATCGTTATGCGGAATATGCCGAGGATTACGGTCTGGAGAAAAGCAAGTTCCAATATCCGATGCCTGTGAGATTCGGAGGCATCTATGTGCCAGACGCTACCGTATTCAGGGCTGGAGCCAAGGATAACTTTGCCTTGCTCGATACTCCTTACTATATGTCGTTCGTAGCAGTAGCCGCCATCAATCATCCTGATTTAGATAGAGATGGGAACATCTGTGAAGAAGATGCCGCATTGACAAAGAACAAAATGAGGACGATGCTGCGTATCGGTTTGCTGAACGGACACGACAGCATCGTGCTAGGTGCATTCGGTTGCGGTGCCTTCCACAATCCTCCGAAACATATCGCAAGACTGTTTCACGAAGTCATCGACGAGAAGGAGTTCATGGACAAGTACAAGCTCATCGCCTTCGCCATCCTTGAAGACCATAACTCGCCAAGAGGTGGAAACCTGCAACCCTTCATCGAGGAATTCAAGTCATAA
- a CDS encoding AAA family ATPase: MIENPFILRGYISDAYFCDREKETIDLIREIKNGNNITLIAPRRIGKTGLVQHVYAQEGIKDKYYTFLVDIYATKTLADFIQELGRSILQSLKPKGTKVVEHFLNCLHSLRSSISFDMNGVPSWGVDLGEITSPTTTLDEIFLYLESADKPCIVAIDEFQTISSYREANVEAILRTYIQHCHNASFIFAGSQRNMMSEMFLSHARPFYQSTSIKTLKAIDRDVYADFATRLFEERQKHIKRETIYRIYDRFDGITWYLQRMLNKIFSLTEKANDKMMEKADDKTRELADDKMMELALNSIIDESAFAYEALLFQLPAKQKELLLAICNAGKAQNIMSSAFIKKHNLPSASFVQGGIKGLLEKDFVTETDGTYELYDKFFGEWLKKEL, encoded by the coding sequence ATGATAGAGAATCCGTTTATTCTGCGAGGATACATATCCGACGCTTACTTCTGTGATAGAGAAAAGGAAACCATCGACTTGATAAGAGAAATCAAGAATGGCAATAATATCACCCTGATTGCACCTAGAAGAATCGGCAAGACAGGGTTGGTGCAGCACGTCTATGCCCAGGAAGGCATCAAGGATAAATACTATACATTTCTTGTAGATATTTATGCCACGAAAACCCTAGCCGACTTCATTCAGGAACTAGGCAGAAGTATTCTGCAAAGTCTGAAACCTAAAGGCACCAAAGTAGTGGAACATTTTCTTAACTGCCTCCACTCACTCCGTTCATCCATCAGCTTCGATATGAATGGCGTACCTTCGTGGGGAGTAGATTTGGGAGAAATCACCAGTCCAACCACAACGCTCGATGAAATTTTCCTTTATCTAGAGAGCGCAGATAAGCCTTGCATCGTGGCCATTGATGAATTCCAAACCATCAGCAGCTATAGAGAAGCTAATGTGGAAGCCATACTGCGCACCTACATCCAGCACTGCCATAATGCCAGTTTCATCTTTGCCGGATCTCAGCGCAATATGATGTCGGAAATGTTCTTGAGCCATGCCCGTCCTTTCTACCAGAGCACCTCCATAAAAACACTGAAAGCTATTGATAGAGATGTGTATGCCGACTTTGCTACTCGTCTTTTCGAGGAAAGACAGAAGCATATCAAACGAGAAACCATTTATCGAATATACGACCGTTTTGACGGCATCACCTGGTATCTGCAAAGGATGCTCAATAAGATTTTCTCGCTCACGGAAAAGGCTAATGACAAGATGATGGAAAAGGCTGATGACAAGACGAGGGAACTGGCTGATGATAAGATGATGGAACTGGCGCTCAACTCGATTATAGACGAAAGTGCTTTTGCCTATGAAGCCCTTCTTTTCCAGTTGCCAGCCAAGCAAAAGGAACTTCTCTTAGCCATCTGCAACGCTGGCAAGGCTCAAAACATCATGTCATCGGCATTCATCAAGAAGCACAATCTTCCTTCCGCCAGTTTTGTACAAGGTGGTATCAAGGGATTATTGGAGAAAGATTTTGTTACGGAGACGGATGGAACTTACGAACTATACGATAAGTTCTTCGGTGAATGGCTGAAGAAGGAATTATAA